From Capra hircus breed San Clemente chromosome 1, ASM170441v1, whole genome shotgun sequence:
GTCACAAGCAGTAGTTCAGTTGCCTTACTACATTTCCAAAGTAAATGAACTCTGAATTTGGGTGGATGGGGATGTTTTGGAAAACTTCATTATTGTCCATGGTTTTTCTTGGGAGTTCAGATGAACCCTATAAAACCTTTGTTCCATGGGCTATGAATTATCACCTTGGGCACAGGGCCACTGCACTGAAGGATGCTGACCAGTCAGCCAAAATGCCTGACTTCCTAGAATATCACTGCTGTTCCTATCAGTGGGGCCTGACTCCTACAGTTGTTTCCTTTGGTCCAGGGCTCCTCAGGTGCAAAGTAAACTTAAGAAAGCCAGTAGATGTTTTAGGACTGCTGCCAGGGAAAGAGAACCTGGGTAAATTCATGAACCAATGTATTTTCCTTATAGACAATTCAGTGAAAGCTCGAATATATCTATTAAATCTTTCTTCATATCTCTGcaaagttctttaccactgatagGAATAATAAAGTGAATTGTACTACTATAGTAATATGGTTAATATTTGGTTAGAATATATAATTGCTTATTCTACTTAAATTACTTGTGATGTTCACTGTTAGAAATTTAATGTTCTCTTttttgaggtgggaggggggcacaGTCCTGCTGCCCAGCTTGtgtgatctcagttccctgaccagggattgaacccaggcacttGGCAGTTAGAGCATGAAGTCCTAACAACTAgagcaccagggaattctctgtggggagttttatttattttattttatttttactgtctgGTCATGCCTCTCAGCATGGGGGATCTaagttacccaaccagggatcaaacccacaccccttgaaTTGGAAgcgtagtcttaaccactggaccaccagggagtctcatcatgttctcatttttattagtttgtttATACTATATTTTCTCTGGAAAGGAGTGTGGTAATTcgaattttcagtttttttaatgattcattttagagtttatttttgatattataaAAACCAAAAAATCAGACACTGTACATTATATAGCACTCCATTTATAGTTTTCAGATTTAtaagtttttcatatatttaaaaatatatatatattagtcatgaaatacaaagtaaatttcaaatttaataattataaattcttcagtttttaaaaaggatatctaattttcttatttttgtcttaaattgcaagtttatattttaacattataAATAGTATAGAGAAAAGATTACTCAGTTTATTTTTTAGCACCTGAGACGTGTCCCAGTTCAAAACTTAAGAGATAATGAAGACAAAAACCATagaattcttttatttgttttcattttttaagtaaCTAGAAAGAAACAGATTGTGTAAGCTCACTTATCTCACTTTACAGATAAACAAGCTGAagaattttgagattagtttACTTAAGAAGCACTTAGGTAATAGATCCCATTTCATGATTACTTTAActttttttacataaaatatttgacAGATGGATATTGAGGTAAAGGGTGGCTCTTTTAAAGGCAGAGTCAGGGTCTGCCTAAGTCATAGCAAAGACACCTAAGGGAGGTCATGGTGATGAAACTTGTGAAGAACATTTTTATCTAAATCCATCCACACCAATATTAGAGACTGATTTTTGTCCCTCTGTTTTTTCATTGCTCAATATTTTGATGACTTCTAATATCCTATGACTCGTGTTAATGAGGGCTGTGGGCaagtatgtgcgtgtgtgctcagttgctcagttgtgtgccactctttgcaaccccagggatgggaagagtgggattcctctgtccatgggattttcccagcaagcatactgcagtagggtgccatttcctgctctaggtgatcttcctgacccagggattgaacccccatctcttgcctctcctgcattggtaggcactttacctctgtgccacctgtgTGGCACAGAGACACAAGAAGCCCTTGTGTCTCATATAGAAATTCCAAATTTCTCTGTACTCTAATACCCTCTCCTCCATCCCCTTCacttttttctatatttagatCATTTCTAAacacctttccttttcttcctcctgtgTTAAATGAAGTACCATCTAAAAATGGTACAGCTAGACACTATAGCATCTTAGGATAGACTGATTATTCTTTTAATGCTGTAGACATAATGAGtccctctttttatatttttagtccTAATAGGTTTTGAAACTAATAACAGATATGAAATTAAGAACAGCCTTGGACAGAGGATTTACTTTGCAGCAGAGGATACTGATTGTTGTACTCGAAATTGCTGTGGGCCTGCTAGGCCTTTTACCATGAAGATTCTTGATAATATGGGTCGAGAAGTCATAACTCTGGAAAGACCACTACGGTGTGCCAGCTGCTGTTTTCCCTGCTGCCTGCAAGAGGTGGGTGAGCAATTAACACGGTAATTTTTACAAATACTTTGCAAAGTAGTTCTGTAGGAATTTTCACCTTATCAgtgaatttatataataaaatgagatttaaagGTGAAGTGGTTCACCAGCTATTAGTTTATCCTTGAGAGTAAATTGTAGGAAGGCAGGCAGGTGGAAAGGAGTGATCAGTTTGGCCGACATTCCTGAGCAGTGTGTCCTCTGGGGTGAGATCAGAGATCTCAGAGACCAGACTTCTTGGTCTTCAGGGAGAGCTGAGAATGTAGGGTGCCTGGTTCAAGGCCCTTACCTGAAATGACCATGAGCGCTTGACCAAAGCCAGATGAGGGCCCCATAGGGAATATCCTCAAATGCCATCCCAGTAGCAAGTGGACAGAAGAGtgagaaaaagaatacatatgttcATCTCATAATTTTAGCCAACCTACAGGGAGctaaggagggcttcccaggtaacactagccgtaaagaaccctcctgccaatggagGTAGATGTAAGtgacatgggttcggtccctgaattcggaagataccctgaagggagagcatagcaacccacaccagtattcttgcctggagaatcccatggagagaggaacctggtgggctacagtccacagagtcacaaagagtctgacacaactgaaacgacttagcacaggtggcttagtggtaaagaatctgcctaccagtggaagagacccaagagatgcaggttcagtccctaggttgggaagatgccctggagtaggaaatggcaacccactccagtcttcttgcctgaaaaatcccatgggcagaggaacctggtagactgcagtctaGGGACACACAGAGTCAGGCGTGACTGGGCACGAATGCACACACAGGGAGCTACCCTAGAAGAGGCTCCCTCTGAGAAATTTCAATTCCTATGTTTTTCAGTTCTCCATTTGAAAGAGTAGTATATTTGAGTTCCTGTAATTCCTATTCCAGGATATTGCAAGTTGTGAGTACCTTCAGGCCCATAAAGATCAGGTGTCTCTTCCATAGCACTTGACAGCCCTCTGACAGAGAACGTGGGTCTCGGGCAGGACACCAGGGCACAGAGTGTTTATAGGAAGCTGACCTTTGCCTGTATCTCCACTGGCCTGAGACTAGTGCTGCTTGGGTTCCCCAGTCGTCCTCACGGGTAGCTGTGAGAGCAAGGCAGACAGAACTACAAGCACATGGAAATTTGGTGTCTAATACTGCACTGATTTTGAAAGGATAACTGAAGTTGTTCACactgaattattttgttttccatgtcaATTAGTTTAGATATAATAATACTCAAGAATAGCTGAGGTAAAACAGAGTTTGATAGAATATGATTTACTATTTATAGAGCATGTTAGCATATAATTGGCCTTAATAAACAGATCTAGGAAGTCCTCAGTTACAGATGAACATGCCGAGATGCTCTCAAGGTTGTGGAGCTGAGGTTCAGCTTCAAGATTCCAGGCCCCATCTTCTTTCCATCCTAGCACTACTGACCTTATTTGAAGATTGCTCCGGTGATCTGGGCTCTGTCCATACATCTAATTTTTAAAGgagtttaaaaaatagcttttaatAATTTAGACATTTTTCATaagtatgaaaatttaaaaatatacgaGACTGACAGAGCAGTACCTCAGAGTAGATACTGGGCATGCAGCCTCCCTGAGTTGGTGTCTCATCTCTTCCACTTTGCCGCTGAGGAATCTGATACAAGTTAATTTACTTCTCTGTTCCTCCCCTTACTTACTCTATAAATAGGGATAATAGTAACAACCTGGTAAGGACATAGAATGAGTTAATCAAACAGTGTCTGACAAacaatttatatattcttttgcttttatagATAGAAATCCAGGCTCCTCCTGGTGTCCCAGTAGGTTACGTTACTCAGACCTGGCACCCTTGCCTGCCAAAGCTTACAATTCAAAATGAGAGGCGAGAGGATGTACTAAGAATTTCTGGTCCGTGTATCGTCTGTAGCTGTTGTACAGATATTGATTTTGAGGTAAGACTTGATAATGTTTATAGGTTTTGCTTTCCTAGTTAATAAAATAAGCTGGGAGGATGTTacaaatatattaaatgaatatttatgtcCTGAGATTCCAAGAGGGACT
This genomic window contains:
- the LOC102175526 gene encoding phospholipid scramblase 2 isoform X3 encodes the protein MPAPLPPLNCPPGLEYLTQIDQLLIHQQMELLEVLIGFETNNRYEIKNSLGQRIYFAAEDTDCCTRNCCGPARPFTMKILDNMGREVITLERPLRCASCCFPCCLQEIEIQAPPGVPVGYVTQTWHPCLPKLTIQNERREDVLRISGPCIVCSCCTDIDFEVKSLDEKHVVGKISKHWTGLLKELFTDADNFGIQFPLDLDVKMKAVMLGACFLIDFMFFEMTTK